Proteins encoded by one window of Nasonia vitripennis strain AsymCx chromosome 5, Nvit_psr_1.1, whole genome shotgun sequence:
- the LOC100124263 gene encoding 28S ribosomal protein S29, mitochondrial codes for MPLCRKLATRLINATNNLRYTSTAAQPIQLQDELIQTFRTKENNPSKHSAVHLHRYYTIPYNEINTIFAQTIPGEYIKQNKTFQEMCLLIRKPAIEIINCLSQTDYTKPVNKYVLYGEDGCGKTSTLLHLIHYGYVTKKIIVNVQWAPMWYRFPREVANSTTREGFVDLPIDAAAWLLNFKNQNRLILNQVDLKLSNAYEWSSQESSLKGSPLIELIDFGIQRVKYASDIVIALMSELKQASIAGKCKIMVAIDCYNAFFANETNVKNDAKQKVPASKVTLTQAFLDITKSDWCNGEIILAVDQFSTKDVRDSYFPRYLLRKEGFDHLDPFLPIAVENYSTDEFDTVIEYYKNRKWIRKLSPEGQKELELVSGKNPYKLMEYCKNL; via the exons ATGCCACTTTGTAGAA AATTAGCTACTAGATTAATCAACGCAACAAATAATTTAAGATACACAAGCACTGCTGCTCAACCCATTCAGCTTCAGGATGAATTAATACAAACTTTTCGTACTAAAGAAAACAATCCATCCAAACACAGTGCCGTTCATCTTCACAGATACTACACTATACCGTACAATGAAATCAATACAATTTTTGCTCAAACTATACCTGGAgaatatataaaacaaaacaaaacttTTCAAGAAATGTGTCTTTTAATTAGAAAACCAGCGATTGAAATTATTAACTGTCTCTCGCAAACGGACTACACAAAACCTGTCAACAAATATGTTCTCT ATGGAGAAGATGGATGTGGTAAAACATCAACTCTTCTTCACTTGATTCACTACGGATATGTtaccaaaaaaattattgtcaatGTACAGTGGG CTCCAATGTGGTATCGATTCCCTAGAGAAGTAGCCAATTCAACAACTAGAGAGGGTTTTGTAGATTTACCAATTGATGCAGCAGCTTGGCTTCtcaatttcaaaaatcaaaatagattgATACTCAATCAAGTTGAT TTGAAATTATCAAATGCTTATGAATGGAGTAGCCAAGAATCTAGTCTAAAAGGTTCTCCTCTCATAGAATTGATAGATTTTGGAATTCAGAGAGTAAAATATGCCAGCGATATAGTAATTGCACTAATGAGCGAGTTAAAGCAAGCTAGTATTGCtggaaaatgtaaaattatgGTAGCCATTGATTGTTATAATGCATTTTTTGCTAATGAGACAAATGTGAAAAATGATGCCAAGCAAAAAGTCCCAGCATCCAAGGTTACTTTGACTCAAGCTTTTCTCGATATTACTAAATCTGATTGGTGTAATGGAGAGATAATTCTTGCAGTTgatcaattttctaccaag GATGTCCGAGACTCTTATTTTCCACGATACTTACTTAGAAAGGAAGGCTTTGATCATCTTGATCCATTTTTGCCGATAGCTGTTGAAAATTATTCTACAGATGAATTTGATACTGttatagaatattataaaaatagaaaatggaTTAGAAAACTTTCTCCAGAAGGACAAAAAGAGTTAGAATTGGTATCTGGTAAAAATCCTTATAAGTTGATGGAATATTGTAAAAACTTGTAA
- the LOC100124262 gene encoding arginine/serine-rich protein PNISR, producing the protein MKKQASMKMSEDMFEGKDYPTQWALNPAAYQNMNSDQVDWAALAQQWIKMKETSIPPAPPPPSIADELQCLSSNNGGGEAPMDMDTKDDEIPPAPPAPNISGTDDWNQWNQWGSHWNQNSATSGNWEWNNSIPPGLDGKSVGISSVSNNVIIPPPAPTISSTSPPFPNHCSQSTAVQPAAPPIPPSFGYSTMPLSQSQFSNQVSSNTFWNNEHQHPVTPGTTVPIQSNPFIKGLRQNSNRIPLVPPPASTLATPEMITSRNREIRDRTPEDDFASTLDTVKRRQLPAWIREGLEKMEREKQKAVERERQEILRKQELEALKEIEDQARAVLNPSRSKFDSDSEKETTEHEYDDDNKVSSNSNEEKQSPKDNSKQQHSPDLMRPRKTRFRDAASPVVHTRTVVTTHKEKSPDNISVSVALRQNKEEMLQNLMLKVRRSLTEILLEVTNDEISSVCKEVWRRHCSKAPTGHGSITASHTAAPVSQITRKLGLGIYGDSNSESEDEHVSNHEHSQQSPGDNDSEEELKETLRRRQQAFRRTEAEIEARLAEEEEEEEEDEDRVKVKRSGEQEETENLRKRSEGSSRDDQNSREKDVRNEGRGMERRLRKDSGMGNTSGFKIVDSEIDTSSKSTVADSARLAEGNVSSSSESADHYSSSKRTARSSKSKSSKSSSRKKLSRYGENAKDGSSSRSRSRSKNKYSSREGSCGSSRSSGKLETASTLVLNRTSADVLGIDSGNASSNRNRATNKRVKNHTHKSTEKQYFKSKSRSSSRSDNNRSKSRSKSHSRSTSRSRSNRTKRSRSRSGSRRRRRSRARKRSRSRSHSRTRTRTRTRSRSRSGYRSRSRRRSRSSYSHKSTGTSKKRDTRSRSLERSKRSRSNTRSSKSHYYRHRHHYRQDRDGKKSTHRYED; encoded by the exons ATGAAGAAACAAGCATCGATGAAGATGAGCGAAGATATGTTTGAGGGTAAGGACTATCCAACTCAATGGGCCTTGAATCCCGCAGCTTATCAAAATATGAACAGTGACCAAG TTGATTGGGCTGCCTTGGCGCAGCAATGGATCAAGATGAAGGAAACTTCCATTCCAccagcaccaccaccaccatcaATAGCGGATGAATTGCAATGTTTATCATCAAACAATGGAGGTGGAGAAGCACCTATGGACATGGATACCAAAGATGATGAAATTCCACCTGCCCCACCAGCTCCAAACATCAGTGGAACAG ATGACTGGAATCAATGGAATCAGTGGGGCAGTCATTGGAATCAAAATTCTGCCACTTCAGGAAACTGGGAATGGAATAACAGCATTCCGCCTGGATTGGATGGAAAATCTGTTGGAATCTCAAGTGTTTCTAATAATGTGATTATTCCACCACCTGCACCTACGATATCATCTACTAGTCCACCATTTCCTAATCACTGTAGTCAGTCTACTGCAGTTCAACCAGCAGCACCGCCTATACCTCCTTCTTTTGGATATAGCACAATGCCGTTATCCCAGTCACAATTCAGCAATCAA GTTTcttcaaatactttttggaACAATGAACACCAACATCCTGTTACTCCAGGAACAACTGTTCCCATTCAGTCAAATCCTTTTATAAAAGGCTTGCGTCAAAACAGCAATAGAATTCCACTTGTACCTCCACCTGCTAGTACATTAGCAACACCAGAAATGATAACGTCTAGAAATCGAGAAATACGAGATAGAACACCTGAAGATGATTTCGCGAGTACATTAG ATACCGTAAAACGGCGACAGCTTCCAGCATGGATTCGTGAAGGTCTTGAGAAAAtggaaagagaaaagcagaaagCCGTTGAACGGGAAAGGCAGGAAATTCTCAGAAAACAAGAATTGGAAGCTCTCAAGGAAATTGAAGATCAAGCACGAGCGGTTCTCAATCCAAGTAGAAGTAAATTT GATTCTGACTCTGAAAAAGAAACAACTGAGCATGAgtatgatgatgataataaagTGAGCAGCAACAGTAATGAAGAAAAACAATCACCAAAAGATAATTCCAAACAACAGCACAGTCCCGACTTAATGCGTCCAAGAAAAACTCGTTTTCGTGATGCAGCTTCACCAGTTGTTCATACACGTACAGTTGTGACTACTCATAAAGAAAAAAGTCCTGACAATATTTCTGTGTCAGTGGCATTGCGACAAAATAAGGAAGAAATGTTACAAAATTTA atgCTTAAAGTCCGTCGATCTCTTACGGAAATTCTACTGGAAGTAACGAATGATGAAATCAGTTCTGTATGTAAAGAAGTTTGGAGACGCCATTGTAGCAAAG CACCCACAGGACATGGTTCAATCACCGCATCTCATACTGCAGCGCCAGTGTCTCAGATCACTCGCAAACTTG gtTTGGGCATCTATGGTGACAGCAACAGTGAATCCGAGGATGAACATGTTTCTAATCATGAGCACTCTCAACAAAGTCCTGGAGATAATGACAGTGAAGAAGAGTTGAag GAAACTTTAAGACGTCGCCAACAAGCTTTTCGTCGTACTGAAGCCGAAATTGAAGCACGACTAgccgaggaagaagaagaagaagaagaagacgaagatcGTGTGAAAGTTAAACGATCGGGAGAGCAAGAAGAAACAGAGAACTTGCGGAAAAGAAGTGAAGGTTCATCAAGAGATGATCAAAACTCAAGGGAAAAGGATGTAAGGAATGAAGGTAGAGGGATGGAAAGGCGTTTAAGAAAGGATTCTGGTATGGGTAATACTAGCGGCTTCAAAATAG TTGACAGTGAAATAGACACAAGTTCTAAATCAACAGTGGCTGATAGTGCAAGGCTTGCTGAAGGCAACGTGTCATCAAGTTCCGAAAGTGCTGACCATTACAGTTCATCAAAACGGACCGCACGTTCTAGTAAGAGTAAAAGTAGTAAAAGTTCTTCGCGCAAGAAACTTTCGCGTTATGGTGAAAATGCAAAAGACGGCTCATCCAGTCGAAGCAGATCTAGAAGTAAAAACAAGTATTCGTCCAGGGAAGGTTCGTGCGGATCTTCCCGATCTTCTGGGAAACTAGAAACGGCCTCGACTCTTGTTCTCAACAGAACTAGTGCAGATGTTCTTGGGATTGACAGCGGGAATGCTAGTAGCAATCGTAATCGTGCCACGAACAAGCGAGTCAAAAATCATACGCATAAAAGCACCgaaaagcaatattttaaatcaaaatctagATCAAGCTCTCGATCTGACAATAACCGCTCAAAATCTAGATCGAAATCTCATTCAAGATCTACTTCAAGATCTAGATCAAATAGAACAAAACGATCGCGGTCGCGTTCAGGTTCTCGCAGAAGACGCCGTAGTCGAGCTCGTAAAagatctcgctctcgctctcactctcGAACACGAACACGAACACGAACTCGTTCTCGATCGCGTTCAGGTTATAGGTCTCGATCTCGTAGGCGTTCGAGATCTTCTTATAGTCACAAGAGTACAGGTACGAGTAAAAAGCGAGACACACGTTCTCGTTCTCTCGAACGTTCAAAACGCTCAAGATCAAATACCCGAAGTTCAAAGAGCCATTATTATCGCCATCGCCATCATTATCGTCAAGATCGAGATGGTAAGAAGTCGACGCATCGCTACGAGGACTGA
- the LOC100116350 gene encoding dehydrodolichyl diphosphate synthase complex subunit nus1: protein MYIVLWFLFIVAHSLYDFFEFIKKQCKHLRLRIEQRGYLNKFSDDYSFLTSNNCLATASKIPRHLAILLGQEEISVLDLRRLISWCAIAEIPYITFYDHKGILQKSQDLIRSKIDELEPLAKQNVEWSHSFDSTTNNKIVAERQKNKRNSLATNAIQSDATELINIRKSKLQVLSYTDGKGKIIELTKFLAKNNHVNGFEKHDVTSELLDEKLNFGMGVPDPDLAIVFGKTMCTYGFLPWQTRVTEFFTIPSHRDISYKDFVDTIIRFSECQQRYGK from the exons aTGTATATTGTTTTATGGTTTTTATTCATTGTTGCACACTCGTTGTATGATTTCTTCGAGTTCATAAAGAAGCAATGTAAACATTTAAGATTGCGTATAGAGCAACGTGGATACTTGAATAAATTTTCCGACGATTACTCGTTTTTAACGTCGAACAATTGTCTGGCTACTGCCTCCAAGATTCCAAGACATTTAGCCATTCTATTAGGGCAAGAAGAAATTTCTGTACTTGATTTGAGACGACTTATCAGCTGGTGTGCAATTGCTGAAATACCATACATTACCTTCTATGATCACAAAG GAATTTTACAGAAAAGCCAAGATCTTATTCGTAGTAAAATTGATGAATTAGAACCTCTTGCCAAACAAAATGTAGAATGGTCACATAGTTTTGATAGCACAACCAACAATAAAATTGTCGCAGAAaggcaaaaaaataaaagaaatagcTTGGCAACCAATGCTATCCAGTCGGATGCAAcagaattaataaatattcgtAAATCCAAGTTACAAGTTTTGTCCTATACGGATGGAAAAGGCAAAATTATTGAATTGACTAAATTTTTAGCCAAAAATAATCATGTAAATGGATTTGAAAAGCATGATGTAACTTCAGAATTActtgatgaaaaattaaattttggcATGGGTGTGCCAGATCCAGATCTTGCAATAGTATTTGGCAAAACTATGTGCACTTATGGATTTTTACCATGGCAAACTAGAGTAACTGAATTTTT CACTATACCCAGTCACCGTGATATATCATACAAAGATTTTGTAGACACAATAATCAGATTTAGTGAGTGCCAACAACGTTATGGAAAGtag
- the LOC100124261 gene encoding translation initiation factor eIF-2B subunit epsilon translates to MSINSKKEAKNSSYGNQESLQAIVFADDFIHELKPSEEVYPSILLPIVTAPLFDYLLETLVRSRVQQVFLYCSSHVEKLKELIDLKKHFQDENLIITPIFSDGCRSLGDALRDIDTKGCIRGDFILIRGTAFANVDLRTLMDLHKLRKEKDKNTAMTMIFRNLGNVKDSALKSESSLVVSNANTRKLLHYKKFAQNEKKIDLELQWFLEHDKIHIDTALFDTRIYMCSQSVLPLFADNFDFQTMEDFIRGVLINEEFLDSRIYWEPLASPTYALPISSWKAYQILCRDILQRQCYPLAPDTLPLSLRYFIYMSRSTYKHHAATLSKGCTLHSESIVGENSTLGENSFIQRSVIGSNCTIGINVQINNSYIISNSLIKDDCVINNSIVFPNCTLEKGTKLNASILAPNITCKGDHVNEFIRIDNDGNVVIKKKELHLDDNDNDFSTVLAEDDCDEDSDCDASSTSSISSAWSSPSSRDSALPPVLQDDNEMFLSEVVDSLLRGYQDKLKCENLILEVNSSRYAYNVSIRQVSYNVIKAILSLPSLHYTSTTNNSSNLNLQSVEYQRILKAMLNYFKPIISNYIKTENAQEDCLRAIEDVAYTNQDFIVLYAQNLLHFFYDNEILSEEKIMEWFEQDCNGDNDGMDEYYNNVDDVKQQESKQNVAKAIRAAVLPFVNWLKEAEEDSSDSS, encoded by the exons ATGTCTATCAACTCGAAAAAGGAAGCCAAAAACAGTAGTTACGGGAACCAGGAAAGTCTTCAAGCTATAGTATTTGCTGACGATTTTATTCACGAATTGAAACCTTCAGAAGAAGTCTATCCCAGCATATTGTTACCCATAGTGACTGCTCCACTATTTGACTATTTACTAGAAACTTTGGTCCGTTCAAGGGTACAGCAAGTTTTTTTGTATTGCAGTAGTCATGTTGAAAAGCTTAAAGAGTTAATTGATTTGAAGAAGCATTTTCAAGATGAGAATTTAATCATAACCCCTATTTTTTCTGATGGGTGCAGGTCACTCGGAGACGCTCTCAGAGACATTGACACCAAAGGTTGTATAAGGggtgattttattttgatacgTGGCACAGCTTTTGCTAATGTTGACTTACGTACCCTAATGGATTTACACAAACtgcgaaaagaaaaagataagAATACTGCAATGACCATGATTTTCAGAAATCTAGGTAACGTCAAAGATTCTGCTCTAAAATCAGAGTCTAGTTTAGTGGTTTCAAATGCCAATACAAGAAAACTCTTACATTATAAAAAGTTTGCtcagaatgagaaaaaaattgatcttGAACTTCAATGGTTTTTGGAACATGATAAAATTCACATTGATACTGCCTTATTTGATACAAGAATCTACATGTGTTCTCAATCAGTACTTCCACTGTTTGCTGATAACTTTGACTTTCAG acaaTGGAGGACTTTATCCGTGGTGTTTTAATTAATGAAGAATTTTTGGATTCAAGAATTTATTGGGAGCCATTAGCATCACCAACATATGCATTGCCTATTAGTTCATGGAAAGCATACCAGATTTTATGCAGAGATATTTTGCAACGTCAATGCTATCCTTTGGCTCCAGATACTTTGCCGTTATCActacgatattttatttatatgtcCAGAAGTACCTACAAACATCATGCTGCAACATTATCAAAAGGTTGCACTTTGCACAGTGAATCGATTGTTGgtgaaaatagtacattagGAGAGAATTCATTTATTCAAAGATCAGTTATAGGTTCCAACTGTACAATAGGGATAAATGTTCAGATTAATAATTCTTATATTATTTCGAATTCTCTAATCAAAGATGACTGTGTTATTAATAATAGCATAGTATTTCCAAATTGTACATTGGAAAAAGGTACAAAATTAAATGCTTCTATATTAGCACCAAATATTACATGCAAAGGAGATCATGtaaatgaatttattagaattgATAATGACGGTAATGTAGTGATTAAAAAGAAAGAGTTACATTTAgatgataatgataatgaCTTTTCCACTGTTCTTGCTGAGGATGATTGTGATGAGGACAGTGATTGCGACGCATCATCCACATCATCAATTTCATCAGCTTGGTCTTCGCCATCATCAAGAGATTCAGCTCTACCTCCAGTTCTTCAAGATGACAATGAAATGTTTTTGTCTGAAGTTGTTGACAGTTTACTGCGTGGCTATCAAGATAAACTCAAGTGTGAAAACTTGATTTTAGAAGTGAATTCTTCAAGATATGCCTATAATGTAAGCATTCGTCAAGTTTCATACAACGTGATTAAAGCCATTTTAAGTTTACCATCTTTACATTATACATCAACAACTAATAACAGTTCAAATCTTAACCTTCAGTCTGTTGAATATCAGAGAATTTTAAAAGCTATGTTAAACTACTTCAAACCTATAATTAGTAATTACATAAAAACTGAAAATGCTCAGGAAGATTGTTTACGTGCTATAGAAGATGTTGCTTACACCAATCAAGATTTTATTGTACTATATGCTCAAAATTTGCTACATTTTTTCTATGATAATGAGATTTTGTCAGAAGAAAAGATTATGGAATGGTTTGAACAAGACTGTAATGGTGATAATGATGGTATGGATGAATATTACAACAACGTTGATGATGTAAAACAACAAGAGAGCAAGCAAAATGTAGCTAAAGCTATTAGAGCAGCTGTATTACCATTTGTAAACTGGTTAAAAGAAGCTGAGGAAGATTCATCAGACTCATCATAG
- the LOC100116313 gene encoding T-complex protein 1 subunit theta — MALHVPKAPGVSQMLKDGVRYFSGLEEAVYRNITACKQFAQSVRTAYGPNGMNKMVINHLEKLFVTSDAATIIKELDVEHPAAKLLVLASEMQEAEVGDGTNFVIIFAGSLLEAAEELLRLGITTSEIVEGYEIALEKALEELPKLVVHEAKDHKDIEQIKAGIKTSIMSKQYGKEDFITELVCKACTSILPANASNIKTTFAVDNVRVCKILGSGLHSSQVVQGMVFKRQVEGELTKVLNAKIAVYTCAVDITQTETKGTVLIKSADELMNFSRGEESLLESQIKAIADSGATVVVSGGKFGDMALYYVNKYNMMAVRIPSKFDLRRLCKAIGATALPKLIQPSKEELGYADTVHVDELGDTNVVVFQLHGQESRISTVIVRGSTDNYMDDIERAIDDGVNTFKAITRDGRFLPGAGATEIELASRISAFADTIPGLEQYAVRKFSTALEVFPKTLSENSGTQAQELLSKLYAAHKEGKVNHGFDIESTGVATIVDAEKAGILDLYLTKLWAIKYAVNAACTILKIDQIIMAKRAGGPKPRAGKANSDDES, encoded by the exons ATGGCTTTACACGTACCAAAAGCTCCCGGCGTATCTCAAATGCTTAAGGATGGTGTTCGC taCTTTTCTGGATTAGAAGAAGCAGTTTATCGTAATATCACAGCTTGCAAACAGTTTGCACAGTCTGTGCGCACTGCCTATGGACCTAATGGCATGAACAAAATGGTTATCAATCACTTGGAAAAGCTATTTGTAACTAGCGATGCCGCTACAATTATCAAGGAATTGGATGTTGAACATCCAGCTGCAAAACTATTAGTTCTTGCATCTGAGATGCAAGAAGCAGAAGTTGGAGATGGTACAAACTTTGTTATCATTTTTGCTGGTTCATTGCTGGAAGCAGCTGAAGAACTATTGCGTTTG GGAATCACAACATCCGAGATAGTAGAGGGCTATGAAATTGCTTTGGAAAAGGCATTGGAAGAGCTACCCAAGTTAGTTGTTCATGAAGCTAAAGATCACAAAGATATTGAACAAATAAAGGCAGGTATAAAAACTTCCATAATGAGCAAACAATATGGAAAAGAAGATTTCATTACGGAATTAGTTTGTAAAGCTTGTACATCTATTTTACCTGCAAATGCTTCCAACATCAAAACTACTTTTGCTGTTGACAATGTCAGAGTTTGCAAAATCTTGGGCTCGGGATTGCATTCTTCCCAG gtGGTGCAAGGAATGGTGTTCAAAAGGCAAGTGGAAGGAGAATTGACCAAGGTTTTGAATGCCAAAATTGCCGTTTACACTTGTGCTGTAGACATCACACAGACCGAAACCAAGGGAACAGTACTTATAAAATCTGCAGACGAATTGATGAATTTTTCGCGCGGAGAAGAGTCTCTGTTAGAATCGCAAATAAAAGCTATTGCTGATAGTGGAGCAACTGTTGTTGTATCTGGCGGTAAATTTGGTGACATGGCACTTTACTATGTTAATAAGTACAACATGATGGCTGTTCGTATTCCTAGCAAATTTGACTTGAGACGACTATGCAAAGCGATAGGAGCAACAGCATTGCCTAAATTG ATTCAACCAAGCAAAGAAGAATTGGGATATGCTGATACAGTTCATGTAGATGAATTGGGAGACACAAATGTAGTAGTTTTCCAACTTCATGGTCAAGAAAGCCGTATTAGCACTGTCATTGTACGAGGTTCAACAGATAACTATATGGATGACATTGAAAGAGCTATTGATGATGGAGTGAACACTTTTAAAGCTATCACTCGAGATGGACGTTTCTTACCTGGTGCAGGGGCAACTGAAATAGAATTGGCTTCTAGAATTTCAGCATTTGCAGACACTATTCCTGGTCTAGAACAATATGCTGTTCGAAAATTCTCTACAGCTCTTGAAGTCTTTCCGAAAACTTTATCAGAAAACAGCGGAACCCAAGCTCAGGAGCTCTTATCAAAACTTTATGCTGCTCATAAAGAAGGAAAGGTTAATCATGGTTTTGATATCGAG agcACTGGAGTTGCAACAATTGTAGATGCAGAGAAAGCTGGAATACTGGATTTATATCTAACAAAACTGTGGGCTATTAAATATGCCGTTAACGCTGCATGCACTATTCTAAAAATCGATCAAATTATCATGGCTAAACGAGCTGGTGGACCAAAACCTAGAGCAGGAAAAGCAAATAGTGATGAtgaatcataa